Within the Aspergillus luchuensis IFO 4308 DNA, chromosome 5, nearly complete sequence genome, the region GCTGTCTTATATCTTAATAGGTAACAAACTTGTCTCTCCTTACTGCCCAACCTGGAAAATGCCAGATATCCTACCATTCATTTATCTCGTCAAACTCAATGATATCACGGACATAATTGCGATTTCAGAACAACGATTCCAACGTGGTAACCAAatactaaataaaattagttaCATCCGCGCGTTACTCATGGAATAATCTTTGCGCGACGGAAGCGATCGAATGCCGTCCACCAAGCTCCTCTGCCGTCCGTCTCGACCTTAGCACTGCCCATCATCGCATGAGTTTTGCTCATATCTAACTGTCGATCTAAATCACATAAGGTCATCATAATACGCGCAAAGTCGCCGTAGCTCTTGTTGTTGCCAACTCTTCCCGTCTTAAggccctcttctttttccagTTCCCTCCACTCATTGTAGTGCTCAACTAGGTACTCGTTCGGTACGGGCCCGGCAACACCATCACGAGGGCCTGTGCCCCTTAACCCGAAGTACTCGCAAATGACTGGCCACCTCTCACTCCAAGACGCCGGTCTAGCGCTGTCTGTCACATTGTACCGTTGTCCTGCAGTTTCTTGTGGGTGGAGGGATGCGTATATGGCCGTCTTTGCTATGATATCCTGGCTGCTGTCCTGTGACAAACATTCCCATGATCGTTGTGTCCCTGGAAAGACCACTTCACTACCCTTGCCGTTTATCTTGGCGTAGAGAGCCAGATATGTAGCAAGTATCTGGGCCATGCAATAATAATTGTTGTGAGGTACAAAGCCGACAACCAGGTTAGGCATCAGCTCGCAGAAGGACCAACTTTTTCCCTGGGAAATCCAAGACAGCTGGTCGACTTggtgataataaaatatctgcGATGCGAATGGTTCGGGCATTCGCGGTAGCGACTCTTTGAGCGGAACCTGATCGCGGAATGGGAATTGCTCCAGAAGGTGAGATCCATATGATTTGGCCCCAGTCCCAAGAACAACGAACTTGAGGTGGGACGAAACATTCTGGATGGCAAGCACGCTTCGTTTCACTAGCTCTGTATTTTTATGTACCTCCGCCTTCGGATCGGCGTCCATGATATACGCTAAATGGATTAGTGCTCGCACGGAGTTGGTTACTGAAAAGGGAATACGCACCAAAATAGTAGACATGGGTTATTTTGTCGGCGTTTGCCACCTTCCTTTTCAACTCATCCTCTAAGGTCTCTTGATTTGCGTCGGCGAGCAGATCGATTCCGCTGACGAGATCTAGCTTGGGTGATTTCGACCATAATGTGTCTTGCAAGCTAAGTGGTCTGTGTGTCAATGCTGTGACAGATGCAAAGGAATCCTCGGATGGATATCCTTGCAAGAGAGCGTTCACCACAGCCCAACCATTGACTCCACTGGCGCCTAGGCCCGTATATTAGTAAAGTTCGGTGGTAGTTAAGAATAGTTACTAAGGTCAAATACTCACCAAACACTATCGCGTGGTTTTCAGACATGATTCGAATAGAATCTAGGATAGAAGCAAGGACAAGACCAGATATTGAATATGCAGGATGGCTTGCTTGTTTCACCGGCACAAACGCGTCGTTATATATCACGTCTTGTTGCACTGCATAATAACATGTCCACTCGCCTCGAGCCGCTCATTTTACTTCCATCGCAGCCATGTGACACTCCTATTGCACGCTATTCACCAAGAAGGCAATACACGGTTGCTCATATTGGATTTCCGAACCAATCGATCCACCGGGCAACAAACTGTGATGCTTCCGGCCGACTCAAAGTACGTATTTGCTGAGTCAATCACAGAGATACCGTCATTCCACTGCAGATCAGTAACTCAAGACGTTATTAACTTAACCCACTATGCTGAATAAGCGGAGCATACGCAAGGTTCCGAGCCGAATGAAGACATGCAACGCTAAATACCGGGACTTACGGTGTGGAGCTCCGGTAAGTGGACGGTACTCACCAGGTAATTACCAGGCAGCACAAACCGCTAGCAGACAGGTACAGTTCGATGAGTACGACGCTGGTAGCTGTGCACAATTTCCCAAACAACCTTATACAAACCATTGTATGGAGTTTCGCGGATCTCGGGGGTATGCAGCTGTTGCACCTAATAAAAGCGCACCCATATCCGTCAATATGAGACTAGGAAACCCTGCACCTTCCGGTTTGGGTAGAAGACAGGACAGCTGGCTGGCCCCGGTCCTATGCCGCAAAAGGATGGCAGACCGATGATCTTACTCACCAAATCATCTGTATCCCGCTTTTCGAACTATAAGAGCCTCCAAATTCCCCGACAGTCAAGGATATGCGTCAGGAACAACAGAGCAAAATCTGGAAGCGGGAGCAAAATGACACGTACCAACAGCGACGAAGCTAATGGCGGTGGGTCGACCTTCAGAAGCAATTTTATCAAAGATGGCGTTCTCCGGTACCCTCCAACATCCGTCAAGGTTGTAATTGTCGGTGGCGGGATATCGGGCTTGTTCGCTGCTCTCGAATGCTGGAGAAAGGGACATGATGTGCAGGTTGTTGAAAGGGGAGCAAACATCTCTGAGGCAGGTAAGCGCGGTTCCCATGGAGAGAATTTATTCCTGCTCTGTAATGGCCCGGCTCACCCTTGTTAGGCGACGTTGTCGGAATTGGTCCGTCTGCCTGGGTCTCGCTGCAGAAGTACCCGTCGATGTTTGAGGAGTGGAATCGTATTTCTGACGATCCCGTGTGGCTCTTTTgcggggaggatggaagacCTGTTGCTCCTCCGTCAGAATATGAGTATAACTCGAACGGTGTCGCGCAACATGTATGCTATCCTCTTCGCATCAAGCCCCTCATGGTTCGCTCCCAATTGGCCGAGATGTTAGCAGGCCAATGCAAGAGGCTTGGCATCCCAATACACTTCAATACTCCAATTGTTGActacgaggaggatggcccCAGCAAGAGAGCAACAGCTATGACTACTGATGGTCAGCGCTTTAGCGGGGACGTTGTGATCGCTGCCGACGGGATTGGAACCAAGTCGCACAAGATTGTCCTCGGTGAGGAGGTCAGGGCTATCAGCACcggatttattatatatcgcCTCAAGTGCCCCGTTTCGCGGCTAGCAAACGCCCCGGCATTCCAGCAGCTTTACCAGCAGATGGGGAGACCGGAAATCCGACTGGGGCCCGCTGGTCAACTTCATTACGCGCTTACGATGGCCAAAGACTATGTCTCCTTGGGATTATCAGTCAAGGTAGGCCACGGGCGCTCATTTGATAATCGCCAAATGTTAATCTATTCTACCAGGATGATGGAACCGCAACCGAGTCATGGTCCGCAA harbors:
- a CDS encoding SDR family oxidoreductase (COG:S;~EggNog:ENOG410PITJ;~InterPro:IPR036291), coding for MSENHAIVFGASGVNGWAVVNALLQGYPSEDSFASVTALTHRPLSLQDTLWSKSPKLDLVSGIDLLADANQETLEDELKRKVANADKITHVYYFAYIMDADPKAEVHKNTELVKRSVLAIQNVSSHLKFVVLGTGAKSYGSHLLEQFPFRDQVPLKESLPRMPEPFASQIFYYHQVDQLSWISQGKSWSFCELMPNLVVGFVPHNNYYCMAQILATYLALYAKINGKGSEVVFPGTQRSWECLSQDSSQDIIAKTAIYASLHPQETAGQRYNVTDSARPASWSERWPVICEYFGLRGTGPRDGVAGPVPNEYLVEHYNEWRELEKEEGLKTGRVGNNKSYGDFARIMMTLCDLDRQLDMSKTHAMMGSAKVETDGRGAWWTAFDRFRRAKIIP
- a CDS encoding uncharacterized protein (COG:S;~EggNog:ENOG410PIN6;~InterPro:IPR006076,IPR036188;~go_function: GO:0016491 - oxidoreductase activity [Evidence IEA];~go_process: GO:0055114 - oxidation-reduction process [Evidence IEA]), producing the protein MTRTNSDEANGGGSTFRSNFIKDGVLRYPPTSVKVVIVGGGISGLFAALECWRKGHDVQVVERGANISEAGDVVGIGPSAWVSLQKYPSMFEEWNRISDDPVWLFCGEDGRPVAPPSEYEYNSNGVAQHVCYPLRIKPLMVRSQLAEMLAGQCKRLGIPIHFNTPIVDYEEDGPSKRATAMTTDGQRFSGDVVIAADGIGTKSHKIVLGEEVRAISTGFIIYRLKCPVSRLANAPAFQQLYQQMGRPEIRLGPAGQLHYALTMAKDYVSLGLSVKDDGTATESWSATVSRDYVLSEHPEFIDCQPVIADIIRNAPDNSIVRWPLVMRNPQPKWTSPCGRIVQIGDSAHSFLPTSGNGATMAIEDALSIADCLRLGADDVGTATQVHQLLRYQRASVVQQTGMNNRSEINNKMSNDVLRQGKWIWTHNPEQYATTEFYRARSCLESGAEFHNTNLPPGYVWTPWTIEEEMAKEKAGVHSQDLKKNGYWGVV